AGGCGATGCAGCCATTGCGGCAGCGAGTCCTTCGGCGCCTTCGGCCAGGGCACCGAGCGCATCGAGCAGGCGCTCACGGAACTCTTCCCGGAGGCGGGCGTGACACGCGTGGACCGCGACAGCACCCGCCGCAAGGGCAGCATGGAGAAGATCCTGGACGAAGTGCAGCGCGGCGAACGGCGGCTGCTGGTAGGCACGCAGATGCTGGCCAAGGGCCACGACTTCCCGAACGTGACGCTGGTGGGCGTGCTGGACGCAGACCAGGGACTCTTCAGCGCGGACTTCCGCGCCAGCGAGCGCATGGCCCAGCTCATCATCCAGGTGGCGGGCCGCGCGGGCCGCGCCGAACGCACAGGCGAAGTGCTGATCCAGACCCACCAGCCGGACCATCCCCTGCTGCAGCACCTGGTGCGGGAGGGCTACGGCAGCTTCGCTGCGGCGGCGCTGGACGAGCGGCGCCTGGCGGCCTTGCCGCCCTATGCCGCCTTCGTACTGCTCAGGGCCGAGGCCCCGGCCCAGGCCGCCCCCACGGCCTTCCTGGAGGCCGCCCGGGAGCTGTTTGCCGCGCGGCGCGCTCCCGGCGTGCAGTTGCTGGGACCGGCTCCCGCGCCCATGGAACGGCGGGCAGGCCGCTACCGGGCCCACCTGCTCCTGCAGGCCGGCCAGCGCGGACCGTTGCAGAAGCTCCTGGCGGCCGCGTTGCCGGAACTGGACCAGCTCAAGCCCGCCCGGCGCGTGCGCTGGTCCGTAGACGTGGATCCCATCAGTCTCGATTGAAGCTGTATAGCTACGCTAGACAGTCCGGTAAAATCTGCGCCTCACTCATAGGTGCAGCTCCTTGAAACACGCGCTCGAAGCCCTCCTCCGCGACACCCTGAAGTCCCTGGGCCAGACCGCGCCTAATGGTCCGCTGGTGGAGCGCACCCGCGACCGCAAGCACGGCGACTTCGCCACCAACGTGGCGCTGGCGCTGTCCAAGACCGCCGGCAAGAAGCCCCGCGACTTCGCCGAGGAGGTCATCAAGGCACTGCCGAAGAACGACCTCGTGGCGAAGACCGAGATCGCCGGTCCCGGCTTCATCAACTTCTTCCTGGCACCCACCGCCTACCATGCGGAACTGAAGACGATCCTTGGTCAAGGCGAGAAGTACGGCACCAACGATTCCGGCGGCGGTGCCAAGGTGATGATCGAGTTCGTCTCGGCGAACCCGACCGGCCCCCTGCACGTGGGCCACGGCCGCGGCGGCGCCGTGGGCGACAGCGTGGCGCGTCTCCTGGAGGCCACCGGCTGGTCCGTGTGCCGCGAGTTCTACTACAACGACGCTGGCGCCCAGATCGATAACCTGGCGAAGTCAGTGCAGGCGCGCTGCCAGGGCACGGACCCCGACCAGCCCGGCTGGCCGGAGGACGGCTACCGGGGCGAATACATCAAGGACGTGGCGAAGGCATATCTGGCGAAAGAGACGGCCCACGCGGACGACCGGGACGTGGTGGCGAAGGGGGACCCGAAGGACCTCGCCGCCATCCGCGAGTTCGCGGTGGCTTACCTGCGCCGCGAGCAGGATCTGGACCTGAAGGCCTTCGGCGTGAAGTTCGACGTGTACTTCCTCGAGTCCTCCCTCTATAGCGGAGGCAAGGTGGAGGAGACGGCGCAGGAGCTGGTCAAGCACGGCCACACCTATGAGAAGGACGGCGCGCTCTGGCTGAAGACCACGGACTTCGGCGACGACAAGGATCGGGTCATGCGCAAGTCCGACGGCAGCTACACCTACTTCCTGCCGGACGTGGCATACCACGTGCAGAAGTGGCAGCGCGGCTTCCACCGCGTCATCGACGAGCACGGCGCCGACCACCACTCCACCACCACCCGCGTGAAGATCGGCCTGCAGGCGCTGGACATGGGCATCCCGAAGGGCTGGCCCGAGTACGTGCTGCACCAGATGGTGACGGTGATGAAGGGCGGCGAGGAAGTGAAGCTCTCCAAGCGCGCCGGCAGCTACGTGACGCTGCGCGACCTCATCGACATGGCCAGCAAGGACGCCACGCGCTACTTCCTGATCGCGCGCAAGTCCGACTCCCAGCTCACCTTCGACGTGGACCTGGCGACCTCCAAGAGCAACGACAACCCCGTTTTCTACATCCAGTACGCCCACGCCCGGATCATGAGCGTGGAACGCCAGCGCGCGGAGAAGAAGATCGGGTTCGACCAGTCGAACGGCCTCGCCAAGGCCGCACGCCTGGACGGCGTGCACGAGCAGGCGCTCATGACCGAGCTCTCGCGCTACCCGGAGCTCCTGGAGACCGCCGCCCGCAGCCTGGAGCCGCACCTCATGGCCCAATACCTGCGCGAGCTGGCCGCCGCCTTCCACGGCTTCTATGACAACTGCCCGTTCCTGGTGGACGATGCGGACCTCAAGGACGCGCGCCTGACACTCGCCCACGCCACCCGGCAGGTGCTGCGCAACGGCCTCGCGTTGTTGGGCGTGTCGGCTCCGGATAGCATGTAGCCCATGGCCAAGGACTACAAAAACTCGCCCAAGCCGAAGGACAAGCCGAAGAAGAAGTCCGGCGGCTTCCCGGGCTGGGGCTGGTTCCTCCTGGGCATCGTCGCCACCATCCTGATCATCAAGGGCGGCCCGGTGCTGTGGAAGGCGGAGATGGAAGCCGGCAAGCGCGCCAAGCCGCCGGCCGCGGCGACGGTGGTGAAGGCCCCTGCCGCCTCCACCGCGCCCCACTATGACTTCTACAAGATGCTGCCGTCCTTCCAGGTGGTGATACCGGGGCAGGACAAGGAAGTGAAGTCAGGCAGCCCGGCGACGCCCGTGAGCCAGCCCGGCAGCTACGTCCTGCAGGTGGGCTCGTTCCCGAACTACGCCGACGCGGACAAGATGAAAGCGACGCTGGCGCTGCAGGGCATCGAGTCCAGCATCCAGCAAGTGCAGGTCAACAACGGGTCCACCTGGAACCGGGTGCGCATCGGGCCCATCAAGGACCTGAAAGAGCTCAACTCCATCCGCGCCAAATTGGCCGATGACCACATCGAGCCTCTCGTCATCAAGCAATAAATCCATTGTGCTGCCTTCGGCAGCGATTTGATCAAGAGGGCGCGTTCCGCCGCGCACACGGGCCCCTTTTCTTTGCTCGCCCAAAGAAAAGGGGCGAAAAGAAAGGGCGCCCCCGAGGTGCCGCCGCTTCGCGGTACCCTGTGCTCCTTGCTCACTGCGGGGCCGCGCTCACGGGCCTTCCCTGGCCCTTCGCGCGGACTCGCCCTCCCTGGCTTCGTCCCTGCGGGCCGACCTTGTTCGCTGCGGTGCTCGGCGGCACCTAAGGGGGTGGGAAGAACTCGCGTCTCTTCCTCTTGCCCCGTAGCGCGCGCCGAGCATCGCAGCGAGCAAGCCAAGCCGAAGGGCGCCGCCAGGACGGCGGCGCCTTCACACGCGAGGCAGGGACGCCTCGTGTGTGAAGCTGCGCAGCGAGCGAGAAGCGCAGGGAAGCCGTGGCTTCCACGGCCCGCGCTCCGGGTGGGCGCTTTTGGTTACTTTTGGCGCGCCAAAAGTAACCCGGCCCCAGGAGGGGCCGGAACGGTTTGGACAGGGATGTCGATTCCGCGAATCACCCTTCGCCGTCTTCCCCGCCCAACTGACGGAAATCGATCCCCAGCGAGTTGAGCTTGCGGTAGAGGTGCGTGCGCTCCATTCCGACGCGCTCCGCGAGCTTGCCCACCTTGCCGCCGCAGAGCTGCAGCTGCTGCTCGAGGTAAGCGCGCTCGAAGTGCTCGCGCGCCTCGCGCAGCGGCATGGCCAGGATGTCCTGCTTGATGAGCGCCTCGTGGTCGCCGGTGGAGAGCGGCGCGATGGCCTGCTCCACCTCCTCCAGCGTCACCTCGCCGTCGCCTCCGAGCATCAGCACCCGCTGCACCAGGTTCGAGAGCTCGCCGAGGTTGCCGGGCCAGGGGTAGTTGCGCAGGCGGTTCTGGGCCGCGACGCTGAAGCGCCGGTACTTGAGGTCCAGGCTGTCCACCAGGTGGTCCGTGAAGTAGCGCAGGAGGTCCGGCACGTCCTCCCGGTACTCGCGCACCGGCGGCACCCGCACTATCACCGCCGCCAGGCGGTTGTGCAGGTCGCGGCGGAACAACCCCTGGTCGAGCTGCGACTCGATGCGCGGCTCGGCGGCGGAGATGAGCCGCACGTCGAGGGTGCGGGCGGTCTGGCTGCCGACGCGGGTGAACGCGCCCTGCTCCAGCACCCCGGTGAGCGCGGCCTGGGCCTCGTCGTGCAGGTCCGAGAGGTCGCCCAGGAACAGGGTGCCGCCGCGGGCCTGCTCGAAGCAGCCGGGCGACTCGGCGCCCTCGCGCCCGCACAGGGACTCCAGCACGTCGCGCAGCTGCAGGCCGGCGAGCGAGACGGAGACGAACGGCCCCGCGGCGCGCGGTCCCATGGCGTGCAGGTAGCGCGCCAGGGTCTCGCGGCCGGAGCCGGGCTCGCCCACCAGCATCACCGAGGCCTCGTGCGGTGCGAGCCGCCGCAGCTGGTCGCGCAGGGTCTGCATGGCGCGGCTCTTGCCGACGGGCTCCAGCGCCGGCCGGCTGCCTCCGCCATGACGGCTGCGCTTCTGCTTGCCGCTCTCCACCGCCTGTTCCACGGTGCGCAGGAGCTTCGCCAGCGACAGCGGCTTCTCCACGAAGTCGACGGCACCGAGGCGGGTGGCCTCCACCGCGGTCTCCACTGTGCCGTGGCCGGACATCATCACCACCGGGAAGGCGAGCGCCCCGTCGCGGGTCCATTCGCGCAGCAGGCTGATGCCGTCCATGTCCGGCATCCAGATGTCGAGCAGCATCAGGTCCGGCTCGGCATGGGCCCGCGCGGCGCGCGCCTCGGCGGCGTTGCCGGCGGTGCGCACCTCGTAGCCTTCCTCGGTGAGGATCTCCTGGACCATTCCGCGGATGTCCGCCTCGTCGTCCACCACGAGTATCTGCGAGGCTCTCATTTCGCCTCCCTCCTGCCGCCGCTGCGGCGTTCTCCGTTGCCCAGCAGCGCGTGGCCGCGGGTGTGTTCGTTGATGGGCAGGCGGATCACGATCTGCGCTCCGCCCTCGGCGCGGTTCTGCACGCGGATGCTCCCGCCGTGCTCCTCGGCCAGCTTCTTCACGATCGCGAGCCCCAGGCCCGTGCCCTTGGGCTTGCTGGTGACGTAGGGCTCGAAGGCCTTGCCCAGGATGCCGGGGTCGAAGCCCGGCCCGTTGTCTTCCACGGTCATCTCGGCCATCTCCTCGGCACCGCGCCGGAAGTAGTGGGTGGCGATGCGCGCGCGGCCGTCCTTGCGGCCCTCCAGCGCCTCGTGCGCGTTCTTGAGCAGGTTGTGCAGGATCTGGCGCACCCTGCCGAGGTCCGCGCGCAACGGGGGCAGCGCCGGGTCCAGTTCCAGTTCCACCTGCATGTGCCAGTCACGGGTGCGGTAGAGGTCGGTGACCTCGCGCACCAGCGCGTTGAGGTCGAAGGCGGACATCTCCAGCAGCGGCGCGCGCGCGTACTCGCTGAAGGCGTTGACCATGGACTTCATGGCCTCCACCTGCTGCACGATGGTGTTGGTGGAGCGGTCCAGCACGTCCGCGTCCTCGCCCTTGAGCTCAGCCAGGTAGCGCCGGCGCATGCGCTCGGCGGCGAGCTGGATGGGGGTGAGCGGGTTCTTGATCTCATGAGCCAGGCGGCGTGCCACCTCGCCCCAGGCGGCGTCGCGCTGGGCCTCCAGGAGCAGCGTCAGGTCGTCGAACACCACCACCCGGCCTGCCGGCACCTCGCCTGTGGAGGGCAGCATGGCGCAGCTCACCATGAAGATGCGCCTGCCGCCCGGGCTGTTCAGCACCATCTCCTCGCGCCACTCCTTGTCGTCTGCGTCGAGGTGACGGCGGCAGGCGGCCACGAACTGGCCGAGCAGCGTGTCCTCCTGGCCCAGGCCCACCAGCGAGCGGCCCATGTGCTGGTGCAGGTCGGTCTCCAGGATCGCGCTGGCGGCGGGGTTCGCGGTCTTGAGCACCAGCGCGGCGTTGAACGAGATCACGCCGGAGGACAGCCGCGTGAGCACGGCGCCCAGGTAGCTGCGCTCGTTCTCCACCTGCTCGCGGCTCTTGCGGGCGGCCTCGCGGGCTTCCGCCAGGCGCTGGGTCATCTCGTTGAAGGACGACACCAGGTAGCCCACCTCGTCGCGCGAGGGCAGCGGCAGGCGCGTGGTGAAGTCGCCCCGCGCCACGGCGCGGGTGCCTTCGACGAGATCCTGGATCGGCGCCACCAGGGTGCGGGCGGCCACGAACGCGCCCCACACCGCCATCAGCACCGACAAGAGCAGCACCAGGAGCAGCGTGAGGTTGAACATGAGCTTCAGCGGCCCGCGCAGCACCGTGAGCTCGCGATAGTGCGAGTAGGCCTGCTGCACGCGGTTCGCGAGCCCGCTCTGCTCGCCGCCCACGGGGTAGAGCGCCTGCAGGCTCTGGCGGTTCCACCATGCGCCGCCCGGCACGGGCACGGGTACCACCGCGCGGATGTGCAGCCCGCCCTCGCCCACCGGGTCCAGGCCCACGTACTCGTTGCCGGAGCGCACCTGCACCAGCACCTCGGGGCCGGGCATGTCCGGCAGCAGGCTGCCGGGAGTCGAGGAACTGGTGGCGATGATGCGGTTGTTG
This portion of the Gammaproteobacteria bacterium genome encodes:
- a CDS encoding ATP-binding protein → MKRYGVFFLMGFGMIVMLASLITLARSTSNSASFESMHVWLVFLNAGAAVALFIVIGYNLTRLLLQRARNVAGSRLTLRLVGTFSLLAIMPVVLVYYFSYQFISRGIDSWFDVRIESALGDAMELSRTALDMRVRDLLVRTERMARTLAVTDTRQASYQLDQLRRLNGASELTLLGGFNNRIIATSSSTPGSLLPDMPGPEVLVQVRSGNEYVGLDPVGEGGLHIRAVVPVPVPGGAWWNRQSLQALYPVGGEQSGLANRVQQAYSHYRELTVLRGPLKLMFNLTLLLVLLLSVLMAVWGAFVAARTLVAPIQDLVEGTRAVARGDFTTRLPLPSRDEVGYLVSSFNEMTQRLAEAREAARKSREQVENERSYLGAVLTRLSSGVISFNAALVLKTANPAASAILETDLHQHMGRSLVGLGQEDTLLGQFVAACRRHLDADDKEWREEMVLNSPGGRRIFMVSCAMLPSTGEVPAGRVVVFDDLTLLLEAQRDAAWGEVARRLAHEIKNPLTPIQLAAERMRRRYLAELKGEDADVLDRSTNTIVQQVEAMKSMVNAFSEYARAPLLEMSAFDLNALVREVTDLYRTRDWHMQVELELDPALPPLRADLGRVRQILHNLLKNAHEALEGRKDGRARIATHYFRRGAEEMAEMTVEDNGPGFDPGILGKAFEPYVTSKPKGTGLGLAIVKKLAEEHGGSIRVQNRAEGGAQIVIRLPINEHTRGHALLGNGERRSGGRREAK
- a CDS encoding sigma-54 dependent transcriptional regulator; its protein translation is MRASQILVVDDEADIRGMVQEILTEEGYEVRTAGNAAEARAARAHAEPDLMLLDIWMPDMDGISLLREWTRDGALAFPVVMMSGHGTVETAVEATRLGAVDFVEKPLSLAKLLRTVEQAVESGKQKRSRHGGGSRPALEPVGKSRAMQTLRDQLRRLAPHEASVMLVGEPGSGRETLARYLHAMGPRAAGPFVSVSLAGLQLRDVLESLCGREGAESPGCFEQARGGTLFLGDLSDLHDEAQAALTGVLEQGAFTRVGSQTARTLDVRLISAAEPRIESQLDQGLFRRDLHNRLAAVIVRVPPVREYREDVPDLLRYFTDHLVDSLDLKYRRFSVAAQNRLRNYPWPGNLGELSNLVQRVLMLGGDGEVTLEEVEQAIAPLSTGDHEALIKQDILAMPLREAREHFERAYLEQQLQLCGGKVGKLAERVGMERTHLYRKLNSLGIDFRQLGGEDGEG
- a CDS encoding SPOR domain-containing protein; protein product: MAKDYKNSPKPKDKPKKKSGGFPGWGWFLLGIVATILIIKGGPVLWKAEMEAGKRAKPPAAATVVKAPAASTAPHYDFYKMLPSFQVVIPGQDKEVKSGSPATPVSQPGSYVLQVGSFPNYADADKMKATLALQGIESSIQQVQVNNGSTWNRVRIGPIKDLKELNSIRAKLADDHIEPLVIKQ
- the argS gene encoding arginine--tRNA ligase, whose translation is MKHALEALLRDTLKSLGQTAPNGPLVERTRDRKHGDFATNVALALSKTAGKKPRDFAEEVIKALPKNDLVAKTEIAGPGFINFFLAPTAYHAELKTILGQGEKYGTNDSGGGAKVMIEFVSANPTGPLHVGHGRGGAVGDSVARLLEATGWSVCREFYYNDAGAQIDNLAKSVQARCQGTDPDQPGWPEDGYRGEYIKDVAKAYLAKETAHADDRDVVAKGDPKDLAAIREFAVAYLRREQDLDLKAFGVKFDVYFLESSLYSGGKVEETAQELVKHGHTYEKDGALWLKTTDFGDDKDRVMRKSDGSYTYFLPDVAYHVQKWQRGFHRVIDEHGADHHSTTTRVKIGLQALDMGIPKGWPEYVLHQMVTVMKGGEEVKLSKRAGSYVTLRDLIDMASKDATRYFLIARKSDSQLTFDVDLATSKSNDNPVFYIQYAHARIMSVERQRAEKKIGFDQSNGLAKAARLDGVHEQALMTELSRYPELLETAARSLEPHLMAQYLRELAAAFHGFYDNCPFLVDDADLKDARLTLAHATRQVLRNGLALLGVSAPDSM